CCCGATGCATAATCGAGCAGGACATTTGCATAGCCATTATTCTCAAAATAGCTATGGTTGATGCTGCCGGAGTAGGCAGGGGTCGTATTGATTGCGCCGCTGCCGATATGGATGCCTGCAATGCCGTTAGAGTCAAAATTCCCCCCTTGAATATGGTGGCCGTAAAGTCCGCGTACCATAAGGCCAGTCGCTGCGTTGCCGACAAAATGGCAATCGTAAATCCCGTAGACATTATTATCACTGCCCCTGTCGGTCTGCAATCCGCAGCCGAGATGGATTTTATAAGAGCTTCCCGGAGCAATCGGTTTTTTCAAAGGTGGCGACACAGTGATGCTGCGCGAGCCGACTTGATCAATATGGTAAACAGACCCTTCCCCCGTGCCCACTTTGAAATAAGCGCCGACATGGACGTCACGCGCTGCCGGATCTAGTTGCAGGAATGAAATTTCCGTTCCTTGTCCTGAAGCACCGCTGCCTTCAATGACCGAGCCATTTTGCGAAAACTGGCACAAGCGGTCAAACACGCATAAATTATTATTGCCCTCCTCTAAAATCTGTAAGCCGTGAACAGACCCCCACATGAACGCAGCACCCGAGAATAATTTATCGCGAATTTCACTTGCGACCATGCAAACTTTCACGAGCTGCGTATAGCCGTTTTTCGGGTCACTCCCCATAAATTGGATTCCTTTTACAGAACCGCTTCCGCCACGCATGCGCACCAAATAATCCATTGGTTCAGACGGGGCGATTTGAGTTGTTTCTGCACTATGCCCAATCCATGAAACAACCGATCCCACACCCCATTCCGGCACTTCAATCGGTCCACTGATGCGATATAAGCCAGGCGGGAAGAACAAATTCCCGCCTTTTGGCGTGCCATAAGCTGCATTAATTGCTTGCTGCAACGCTTTCCGGTCATCAGCTTTGCCATCTCCGATTGCGCCATAAGATTTCACATTGAATAATTGATCTGCTGTCTTTTTCGGACTCCACATTTCGCGGACAATATCTTCTTTATTGCGTGGAGGCAATTCTTTATCCCTCGCTTTTTTCCAAAATGCCATGATTGGCCGCCCCTTTGCTGATGGAATGTCGTAAGCAAATCTTACCTGCTGAATGTTAAAAATCGGTTAAATCTGGGCAAAGAAAAACAGCTCCCAAAACCAGATGCCTTCGGCGAGAGCTGTCCATGAAGCTATTTATTTCTCGAGCATCGGCGCATGCCCTTTCATTAATTCCATCGATTCGATGAGCGCAGCGGCCTGCAGCACTTTTTCTCTTACCGTGCCCCCATGCCGCCATCTATTCTATACTGGCTGCCTGTAATGAAGCTTGAGTCATCACTGGCTAAAAACTCTACAAGCTTAGCGACCTCTTCTGCTTGCCCGTAACGCCCTAGTGGAATTCGCGAAGAGATGGTTTGCCTTACCCGCGCAGGATCATTCTTATTTATCGATTGCTCAATGGTTTCCATCATGCTCGATGCGAGGGGAGCCGGGTGGATCGAATTCACCCTGACGGAATCTTTTGCCACTTCCAAGGCAGCTGTTTTGGTCAAACCGACGACCGCATGCTTCGCAGCCGAATAAAGGGAATTGCCGCTGCTGCCCATAAGGCCTGACACCGATGAAGTATTGATGACGCTGCCGGATTGCTGGGCAATCATCACCGGCAAAACATATTTTAGCCCCAGAAAAACCCCGCGCACATTCAAATTCATCATTG
This is a stretch of genomic DNA from Planococcus maritimus. It encodes these proteins:
- a CDS encoding right-handed parallel beta-helix repeat-containing protein, with the protein product MAFWKKARDKELPPRNKEDIVREMWSPKKTADQLFNVKSYGAIGDGKADDRKALQQAINAAYGTPKGGNLFFPPGLYRISGPIEVPEWGVGSVVSWIGHSAETTQIAPSEPMDYLVRMRGGSGSVKGIQFMGSDPKNGYTQLVKVCMVASEIRDKLFSGAAFMWGSVHGLQILEEGNNNLCVFDRLCQFSQNGSVIEGSGASGQGTEISFLQLDPAARDVHVGAYFKVGTGEGSVYHIDQVGSRSITVSPPLKKPIAPGSSYKIHLGCGLQTDRGSDNNVYGIYDCHFVGNAATGLMVRGLYGHHIQGGNFDSNGIAGIHIGSGAINTTPAYSGSINHSYFENNGYANVLLDYASGLSIIEPLLAKPRDGMGDGLASITSLYNQDYQYNTTSILYNGRLHQYVVESGRSPIDMEDAPRITVNRKNGTSQTEIVKLPPAPTHKFNEEVEIFVEHSGGQEVRLICDNAKVNNKPGGEGVLAPAGIGYKITAFYNRNDKSWMVSHTLPLE
- a CDS encoding SDR family NAD(P)-dependent oxidoreductase, producing MNRKLEGKVAVITGAAGVLGTAIAEQLASEGAKVALVDFNQQALDKLVSSFGDSENIMGLVADVSKEQAVQHYVKQVVERWGKIDVFVNNAGIIGKTALLTEQTTADFDAMMNLNVRGVFLGLKYVLPVMIAQQSGSVINTSSVSGLMGSSGNSLYSAAKHAVVGLTKTAALEVAKDSVRVNSIHPAPLASSMMETIEQSINKNDPARVRQTISSRIPLGRYGQAEEVAKLVEFLASDDSSFITGSQYRIDGGMGAR